GTTGTTAGGGAATTTTTAAAAATGTATTATCTTTTGCTTTTCTATTTTAGTTAAGTATCAATTTTTAAAAGAAACAACTAACAAAAAGAATTAATGAAATGAAATTTACCTTTTACATATTCCTTTTGAGTTTTACTTTTGGTTTTGGTCAAAGTGTAATCGAAGGTTCCGTTTTACAAGCTGACAATAGTCCTCTTCCTTTTGCTACTATTAAAATTCTAAGTAATAATTCTTATACCATTACTAATGAAGATGGAAAATTTGAAATTACAGTAAGCCAATTATCAGACAGCATAGAAGTTACTTTTATTGGTTTTGAAACAAAACGAGTTGCAGTATCTTATTTTCAGAACGAGCCTAACCTTTATTTAAAAGAGAACATTAATATATTAGACGAGGTAACCGTTGTTGCCGTAAAAAATAAAAATTATGTTTTTGATTTATTGAATAGTTTGGTAAAGAAATATCAAGCAAAGCAATCGGTTATTCATAGCAAAGCATATTATACGCTAACTTCATCTGCTGGAAATGTACCAATTGAACAAGTTGAAGGATTTTATAACTGTGAACAAAGTTTATCTGAGGGAATAATAAATTTAAAAATTAAGAGTGGTCGTTTTGGTCAAAGTAAAACTTTTCCTTTTTATAGTTTAGATAACACAAAAATTTTAAGTGATTTTCAATTTTTTGATAAATCCAATCAGATATTACCGTTTTATCCTGGTAACATGTCAATCGGAACTATCAAAAAGAAATACAATATTAAAATCGATGAATGCAATAGCTGTAAAGATAATGAGATTATGATTTCTTTTGCACCTAAAAAAGCAGACGGAAGATTTTTTTCAGGTACTATATTATTTGATCGGGAGCGATTAATCATAAAAAAAATAGATCTTTGGATAAGCAACCCTGAAACAAAGGAGTTAATATCAATAAATAAAAACGTTAACATTAGGACCGATGGGATAATGCTCGAAATAGCGTTTAATCCATTAGATTTTGAAAAAATTCAATATTTAAACTTTAATTTTTACTTAACGTATGAATCTGGAAAATCAAAAGAAATTATAGAGTCCAGATCTTTTGTATATTTTTATGATTACAATACTTCTTTTTCAATGCCATCTTTTGCAAATCCAATTAGTTTTAATAATGACTACGATAAGATTGTTGCAATGCAAGCAATGGATGATTTTTGGGAAGCCAATTTCCAATTTCCTAAAAGTATAAAAGAAAGGAGATTTACTTCTTTTATGGAAGAAAATGGTTATTTGATTAATTATGACAATACCATTTCTTCTGACAATATCAAATATACCAACTCATCTGTTATATCATGGAACAAAAACAATAGGCTTCAATGGAATAGTATTAAACAGAACCTTATTACCTTAAATAGCACCTCTAATACCTTAACAAATACTCCATTTAAATTAGCAAATGGGGGTAAGGTAAATCTTACCAGTTCTGAAATTACTAAGAATAGAAGTTTCAATAACAAAAGTGAAAAATATGTTTTTAATTATATGTTAGACCTATATAAAAATAAAAAAGGCGAAGACAAATACGTAATTAAAACAATATTCGATAGGGGTTCCTCTTTTTGTGAAAATGATCGCACAAAAAATAAATTGGTTTATCTTAATATAGCTTTTGATATTTACGAATATTATGCAACTCTTTTGGAAATTCAACTTGCTAATAATATAACTTTTGAAGAAGCCAAAATGGCTTGTAAAACAAAGTTTGACGAAGCTTCTTTAATTGTAAAAAA
The nucleotide sequence above comes from Aureibaculum algae. Encoded proteins:
- a CDS encoding carboxypeptidase-like regulatory domain-containing protein, with product MKFTFYIFLLSFTFGFGQSVIEGSVLQADNSPLPFATIKILSNNSYTITNEDGKFEITVSQLSDSIEVTFIGFETKRVAVSYFQNEPNLYLKENINILDEVTVVAVKNKNYVFDLLNSLVKKYQAKQSVIHSKAYYTLTSSAGNVPIEQVEGFYNCEQSLSEGIINLKIKSGRFGQSKTFPFYSLDNTKILSDFQFFDKSNQILPFYPGNMSIGTIKKKYNIKIDECNSCKDNEIMISFAPKKADGRFFSGTILFDRERLIIKKIDLWISNPETKELISINKNVNIRTDGIMLEIAFNPLDFEKIQYLNFNFYLTYESGKSKEIIESRSFVYFYDYNTSFSMPSFANPISFNNDYDKIVAMQAMDDFWEANFQFPKSIKERRFTSFMEENGYLINYDNTISSDNIKYTNSSVISWNKNNRLQWNSIKQNLITLNSTSNTLTNTPFKLANGGKVNLTSSEITKNRSFNNKSEKYVFNYMLDLYKNKKGEDKYVIKTIFDRGSSFCENDRTKNKLVYLNIAFDIYEYYATLLEIQLANNITFEEAKMACKTKFDEASLIVKKMKSETKLGSDYQNLTKWNNYIKQKLNIDNFKTVN